The Vicia villosa cultivar HV-30 ecotype Madison, WI unplaced genomic scaffold, Vvil1.0 ctg.001310F_1_1, whole genome shotgun sequence genome window below encodes:
- the LOC131634499 gene encoding gibberellin 2-beta-dioxygenase 2 yields MVVPSPTSMIRTKKTKAVGIPTIDLSVERSQLSELVVKACEEYGFFKVVNHSVPKEVISRLDEEGIEFFSKNSSEKCQAGTSTPFGYGCKNIGPNGDKGELEYLLLHSNPASISERSKTIAKDHPLKFSCIVNDYIKAVKDLTCEILELAAEGLWVPDKSSLSKIIKDENSDSLLRINHYPPVKKLGNENWDPSKIHNSNSNNNNTIGFGEHSDPQILTILRSNNVGGLQISTHHGLWIPVPPDPNEFYVMVGDALQVLTNGRFVSVRHRVLTNTTKPRMSMMYFAAPPLNWLISPLSKLVTAHSPSLYRPFTWAQYKQAAYALRLGDTRLDQFKVQKQEDSNVEHDSHSL; encoded by the exons ATGGTAGTGCCTTCTCCAACTTCTATGATAAGAACAAAGAAAACAAAAGCAGTTGGAATTCCGACGATCGACCTTTCTGTTGAAAGGTCGCAGTTGTCGGAATTAGTAGTGAAAGCGTGTGAAGAATATGGTTTCTTCAAGGTGGTGAATCATAGTGTACCAAAAGAGGTTATTTCAAGATTGGATGAGGAAGGAATAGAGTTTTTCTCAAAGAATTCTTCAGAAAAATGTCAAGCTGGTACTTCTACTCCCTTTGGTTATGGCTGCAAAAATATTGGTCCTAATGGTGATAAAGGTGAACTTGAatatcttcttcttcattccAATCCTGCTTCAATATCAGAGAGATCCAAAACCATAGCAAAAGATCACCCCTTAAAATTCAG TTGCATCGTCAATGATTACATAAAAGCAGTTAAAGACTTAACATGTGAGATTCTTGAGCTAGCAGCAGAAGGATTGTGGGTCCCTGACAAGTCCTCACTCAGCAAAATTATCAAAGATGAAAATAGTGACTCACTTCTTAGAATCAATCACTACCCTCCAGTGAAGAAACTAGGGAATGAGAATTGGGACCCATCAAAAATTCATAATagcaatagtaataataataatactattgGGTTTGGAGAACATTCTGACCCTCAGATCTTAACTATCTTAAGATCCAACAACGTGGGTGGTCTTCAAATTTCAACTCACCATGGTTTGTGGATCCCTGTCCCTCCTGACCCCAATGAATTCTATGTCATGGTTGGCGATGCCCTTCAG GTTTTAACAAATGGAAGATTTGTGAGTGTGAGACATAGAGTTTTGACTAACACAACAAAGCCTAGAATGTCAATGATGTACTTTGCAGCACCACCTTTGAATTGGTTGATAAGCCCATTATCAAAATTGGTGACGGCCCATAGCCCAAGTCTATATAGGCCCTTTACATGGGCCCAATATAAACAAGCAGCATATGCTCTGAGATTAGGAGATACACGTCTTGATCAATTCAAGGTTCAAAAGCAAGAAGATAGCAATGTTGAACATGATTCTCACTCTCTATGA